A genomic stretch from Oncorhynchus tshawytscha isolate Ot180627B linkage group LG07, Otsh_v2.0, whole genome shotgun sequence includes:
- the LOC112254546 gene encoding microfibrillar-associated protein 2 isoform X1 produces MRVLLLLSMPVLLLAQPPLYQEPFPFLEDYDPDYFPENPDTDVQQQVLLHGPRPFPEPERPGPSEPETEPTEPGPLDCREEQYPCTRLYSIHKPCKQCLNSLCFYSLRRVYVINKEVCVRTVCAHEELLRADMCRDQFSRCGVAAVSGQCGSLGSSCGKSCGGC; encoded by the exons ATGAGAGTCCTCCTACTGCTCTCCATGCCAG TCCTTCTGCTAGCCCAGCCCCCACTCTACCAAGAACCCTTTCCTTTCCTGG AGGACTATGACCCTGATTATTTTCCTG agaATCCTGACACGGATGTCCAGCAGCAGGTCTTGTTACATGGTCCTCGACCATTCCCTGAGCCAGAACGTCCTGGTCCATCTG agccagagacagagcctACAGAACCTGGCCCCCTAG ATTGCCGAGAAGAGCAGTACCCCTGCACCAGACTCTACTCTATTCACAAGCCATGCAAACAGTGTCTGAATAGCCTCTGTTTCTACAG CTTGCGAAGGGTGTATGTGATCAACAAGGAGGTGTGTGTCAGGACCGTGTGTGCGCATGAAGAGCTGCTAAGAG ctgacATGTGCCGTGACCAGTTCTCTCGTTGTGGTGTAGCGGCGGTGAGTGGCCAGTGTGGGTCACTGGGGAGCAGCTGTGGGAAGAGCTGTGGAGGCTGTTGA
- the LOC112254546 gene encoding microfibrillar-associated protein 2 isoform X2: protein MRVLLLLSMPEDYDPDYFPENPDTDVQQQVLLHGPRPFPEPERPGPSEPETEPTEPGPLDCREEQYPCTRLYSIHKPCKQCLNSLCFYSLRRVYVINKEVCVRTVCAHEELLRADMCRDQFSRCGVAAVSGQCGSLGSSCGKSCGGC, encoded by the exons ATGAGAGTCCTCCTACTGCTCTCCATGCCAG AGGACTATGACCCTGATTATTTTCCTG agaATCCTGACACGGATGTCCAGCAGCAGGTCTTGTTACATGGTCCTCGACCATTCCCTGAGCCAGAACGTCCTGGTCCATCTG agccagagacagagcctACAGAACCTGGCCCCCTAG ATTGCCGAGAAGAGCAGTACCCCTGCACCAGACTCTACTCTATTCACAAGCCATGCAAACAGTGTCTGAATAGCCTCTGTTTCTACAG CTTGCGAAGGGTGTATGTGATCAACAAGGAGGTGTGTGTCAGGACCGTGTGTGCGCATGAAGAGCTGCTAAGAG ctgacATGTGCCGTGACCAGTTCTCTCGTTGTGGTGTAGCGGCGGTGAGTGGCCAGTGTGGGTCACTGGGGAGCAGCTGTGGGAAGAGCTGTGGAGGCTGTTGA